The DNA region gaaatttaatcTAGCATCTCAAATTTACCTGCGGATTGACCTCTGGGCTAACTAATACCATGCCCTTCCTGATCTGCGATCGTTTCACCTTTTTCTTCATCGCAAAGCTTGCTGTCTGGCCACTACGAACCTCACTTACCACCATGCGTTTGCGATGTATGCTCTTGATCGTAATGGGTGTGAAATCTCCAAGAGGGTTAGGTCCAAGTAACAGTACATCGTTGAGAGTAACCACGCCTTGAAGAGTAATTCCAGAAACAACTGTTCCAACACCCTGTCGAAAGAAAGCGCTTATATGAGTGCCCATACTTTTGGGTGGGACAATCGGTACAAAATCTATCGAGAAAtttaaagtgcaacatggagttaaactttgtgtcaagctgctgtgatctctttttaatttctcgataagtatcactcaaaaaaatattcacgttgaagttacgtgaaaagctatgtggtatttttccactaaagttttcacgtaacttctacgagGCGGCCCTAGTAGAAACGGAATTTGCTTGGCGAGATCATTTCACGTCGTTTCTACGTGCTTCACACGTAAAAGCTAAATGAatcaattgatgatttctacatGTTTGTTGCAGTAAACATTATAGTGACCTTCTAGTACTAATGTGATCTAATTtcggattttttgtcaaaagaaaaaaataaagatgcaGATTTAATTACAATTCAGatcaatgttttattgaattttccatttcaaacatttaaaaaaatggcccAGTCCCTCATGTAACCGAGCGGGAAGACCTTCGCGCGCAGCTTTTCGATTCCGCTGCCCTTCGTGGCCGCACGGGAACCCGTTCCGAATTCGTCGTCGTTGACGAAAGCCTTTTATGCCACGTTGACGTGGCCGCACATCACCGGGGAGAGGTTATTAGTGAACAACTAGGCAAAGCAAGTTGGGTGCTCGGATGGTCGGAACGTTTTGGGATTACGTAGTGCGTGGCAAGGAAGAAGTCTGAGAGATGGGCAACCACGTTCAGCTCTCGAATTCCGCGCATCGGTTTGTTGATCTTGCCGGATACAGCTTTCTGCACCACACTGATCAAGGCCGACGAGAGGATGGTAGCAAAGCATCCTCGCTCTCCTCCGGAGCAAACTCGGCAAAGGTCCACGAGCCGTTTGCAATGTCCGTGACATTTTTGGTGGGGTCGATCACCACGACCAATCGCTAATGTTGAAACAGGCCAGAATTCAAGTGGCCACCGGAAAAATATGCTGCTTCCAGAGTTCGGCagctgcaaaaacaaaaatacaattaaTTATGAATAAATTCATTCAAACTTAATTAAACATACCGTCTGTtctatttttgatgaaattttgcaaGCACAAGTCCGGCAGCAGTTCTTCACCGAGCGccatcaattttcatactaaaataatcacgtagAAATTTCGCCGAATGGCGCACTCGCGTTCCGTTGAAGTTACATTTTGAAACACATAAAAACTACATGAAAAatcctagtggaaaaataccataAGGCTTTTCAACATCAacgtgaaaacttttttttgccagtacactttcacattatttttacgtgtgtcacgtaaaacaagcctagcgaggggaaaatcggagttacgtgttttttccgttttttcaggTAGCATCAACGTGTGGATTATTTTGAGTGTAGAATGCCAAGCCGCCAACAATATGgcagaaaataaaaactaatttatcagcaccctggcaccactgtaaatgaCTACACGCAAGTttcaaatcactcagttttcatcaaaaccgaacctaatcagaaatgagtaaagggGAATTccacgaaaactgagtgatatTCACCCAGATCCAAGGGAAGAGCTGAAAAAGAAAGTGAACCCGAAAAATTTGAACGTCAGTCGCGTGATTCAAGGCAAAGATGGAGCGGTAATGGTAGTTTTGAAGGATGAAGGATCGTCGAAACAGTTGAAGGAGAGTGTCAAGAAGGCAATGGGAGATAAATTTGACGTGTCTGTACGAGAAAGCATTAAACCTACAATCAAAATAGTTGGAATGAATGAGGAGTACGAGGAAAAGGAACTACAGGAAAAGCTTGGTCAGCCAGAATGACGTCTTTCAAGGTCTCAAGTACTTCAAACTGTGGAAGTTCCTGAGCAACCCAAGGCGAGAATATGCACAGTACTCTGCGAttgtgcacagcaaaaaattgtgtaaaaatggaaggtgTAAAATGGAATGTTGAAAACAGGAAGGTTCAATATTACATCTGTTTTAGACGAATTGTCACTAAAAATTCAGCCTAACAGATTTTACTCTTAAAAGGTTAAATATTTCgatggaaggtgtaattttgtgaCGATTTCGATGCAATATTGCATATAACAGGTTTTCGACCTTTTTTTCGATACCTAATTTGACAACTGTCAAAACTTGTTGTTTTTCAAAGGCCGCCGCAGATTGATTGTTTTGTGTTTGCTGCTGCTCGGGTGCAAGTTTGTTGTGGCAAAGGAAAATCGTGACGAAAAAGTGATTCTGCGCGTCCGGGTTGTCCAAAATGTACAGCAGAGTACGGTTCATGTGTGTGCTTGTTTGCGCGTTTTCCTCTTACGCGCTGGAATACTGGTGTGAAGAGAAGGTGTCTAGGAAGTTTTGGGAAAATTCAGCTTTTGCGGAGAGCGTAATGACCGGTAACATGCGACAGGCGCGTGATCCCGACACGGGATGGTAGTTCTTCTTCTTTGATCCCAGAGCCAAAATCGAGATCTTCGAACGGCCGTGGCCCAAATCGACAGTGTTTCCGCGGGGTTACATCTGCAACTCGATCAATCTGGTCTTCCTCCCGTACGTGTTCAACTCGATCGAACGCGAGGTGGGGAATCACTTCTCCGCCGAGAGAATGGCCGCgctggacgatccggactcgcCCGACTTTGAATCGACCTTCGAGTTCATCAAGGCGCCAATCATCCGCAAGGAAGTGCGCCGGAAGAACGTCAAGCTGCCGCTGAGGAGGTGAGTTTTACCCTGAGATGTTCCTAATTCTCCTTAATGACCCTGAATTTCTAAATGTAGAGCCGTAACCGACCCTGGCTGTTCAGACCCTTGCACGAGAAGTACCTCTACGTTGGGCGGCGAGGTCTCCTACTACGCAAGAACATATaccataccataccaatcagcatagcgcaccaggtacgcgtgctgtagcaagaagacgcttccatctttctcggtcttgtgctgctactctccaatttcccaggttacagatcttccggatgtccccattcacttgatctccccaccgtgcgcgcggtttccctgCTCTTCTGCCTGTACCGCCAGCTGGTTCAGCGCGGTCAAAAAGCAGTCTGGCTTTCGTCCATTCGGGCGACATGGCCGGTCCATctgagcctcccgatcttcgcctgggtggcgatggtcggttcttcaagaagcgcgtgcagttcgtggttcatgcgtcgtcgccacactccgtcagacacctgcactccaccgtagatcgttcgtagcaccttccgttcgaaaactccaagggcacgttagtcctcctgccgcatcgtccaggtctcgtggccatagaggactaccggtctaatcagtgttttgtacatcgtcagcttcgtgcggcgttgcacCCGATCCGAAGTGAGGGCcttccgtaatccgaagtacgtacgattcccagcaaaaatacgagtccggatctctttgctggtgtcgttgtcggcggttaccagcgatcccaagtacacgaactcgctcacctcctccaactcatcatCATCCACAGCTAGAGGGTGAGACTTGGGGGCCGACGTCCCTCGAGccccttcctctcatgtactttgttttcgtcgtattcatgccaagtcctacacgtcttgcttgtaccttcagtcgggtgtagacatctttcaccgtctccaggtttcttgccacaatgtcgatgtcatcggcaaaagcaagcaGCTGATAGGACTTGTTCATGATCGTGCCACTCGTTTCGATGCCCGCCCTTCGAATGATGCCCTCAAGAACGATGTTAAAAAGCGCACAGGATAAgccatcaccttgccgcagccctcggcgtgatccgaagggttccgctaaatcccccgaaacacgcacgtgacacatcacaccatccaaggtagccttgatcagtcgagtcagtttatccggaaacccgttctcgtgcataatctgccatagctcctcgcggtcgactgtatcataggccgccttgaaatcgatgaagatgttatgtgtgggcacgttgtactcacgacatttctcgaggatctgtcggagacaatatatttggtccgtggtggcgcgcgcgccagtgaagcccgcttggtagggccccacgaacctccttgcatggggtgacagctgacgacagaggatctgggagaggattttgtaggccgcgttgataagcgtaatgccgcggtagttgccgcagtccagcttatcgccctttttgtagatggggcacacgacaccatccatccattcctccggtagcttctcctcctcccagatcttggagatcacacagtgaagcgccctcgccagtttctctcctccatatttgaagagctcaccgggtaaccgatccttgccggcagctctgttgttcttcagcttcctgatctccctcttcaccgtctccagatcaggtgctGGGAACTGTTCATCAGCTGCGGGTGCTCCAAGGTTGATTCCATCGCCGTCTCCGTTCgcttcatcgccgttgaggtgctcgttgaagtactGCTTCCACCTGTCCAACACCTCGCTTTTGTTCACGATCAAGTTTCCCACGTTGTCCCTGCATACATCGGCTCGCGGCAcgaagcctttgcgggaccggttcacCTTCTCGTAAAACTTCCGCGACTCGTTAGCTCGGATTAGCTGCTCCATTTCTGCGCAATCCCGGTCTTCCTGCTGGCGCTTTTTGAGCTTGAAGACCGCGACCTGCCGATTCCGTGCCTGCCTGTATCGTTCCACGTTCCCTCTCGTCGCCTTGTGCAGCTTCCTGTCGTAGGCTGTCTTCT from Culex quinquefasciatus strain JHB chromosome 3, VPISU_Cqui_1.0_pri_paternal, whole genome shotgun sequence includes:
- the LOC6054154 gene encoding uncharacterized protein LOC6054154 translates to MAALDDPDSPDFESTFEFIKAPIIRKEVRRKNVKLPLRRAVTDPGCSDPCTRSTSTLGGEVSYYARTVPPFRRYTYPVPNVSPHRHHKQRGVSDTACPLSIDS